The genomic window ACCATAACCCAGCCAATCATAAACCAGTCAATCAAAACAAAGACCTTGCAATGCAACTAACAatccagccaatcacaacatAGCTTTCTGCTGGTTACCTGTGTTTCCTGCGAAGAAGGTAATCAATAACATCTGGATCAGTCTGGATCAGACTCATCAATACCTCTTGCTGCAGTTCAGCAGACACCTGCAGACATAAAAAACAGATCTATATGACACATACATGCTAACAACAAATACTGAAGATgttcaaacaaataaacaaagacTAAACGACTAAAACATATTTGACATCCAAATGTACATACATTATCTGCTGTCTATTTAGCGTTTATTTAAGTTGGACAACATTAGTGAACGTTAGTTAGAATTATCTTATGATAGCTTACATTCACTAACAATAGCCTTTTTAAGCTATTATTGACTTAGATGATCGGACGTCAGCAACATTAGCCATCAGTAGCTCACGATAGCTAAGATTGACTGACAATAACAAACGATCTAACGATCGTTAACATTAGCCATTATTTTCTAACATctagtaacacacacaaacacgcacacacacacacacacacacacacacacacttgcagctCACAGTGAAGAGCCTCCTGTAGGTCTGTATGAGGACCAGCGTGACGTTGATGATGGCGGTGCTGTCCTCGATGCCCAGGtcggccccggccccgcccccggtcccggccccccactccccctgcAGGAGGTTGGGCCCGAAGATCACCGCCAGGTTAGGAGCCGTCATCTTGTTACCTGGgatctggaggggggaggggggggagagagagagagagagagagagagagagagagagagagagagagggagagagagagagagagagggagagggagagggagagagagagagagagagagagagagagagagagagggagagagagagagagagagagagagagagagagagagagagagagagagagaggcagagagagagagatggagagggagagagagatgaagaggaagagggagagagagcgagagagaaagagattcgGTTTTAACCATTAGCAGAaaattatttaaatgaaatttcAGCTATACTGCTCTTTACTAGAGTTAGATAGAGAACCtccgaagagagagagggaggggggagtgagaaacagaaagagggtGAGAATGAAGGGTTGAATAAAAGAAGGAGAGACGAATAAAGATAAAGAGAAGGTATCTAGGATAAAGAGTGTGAGCGAGAAGTAACTAATTATACCCACACACCCAAACTCAGTCTTCCAACATTCGttattccatctctctctctctctctctctctctctctctctctctctctctctctctctctctccctctctctctccctccccacctcctggTCCTGGGGTCCGGTGGTGTCCTGGGCGTAGCTCTGGACGATGTGGAGGAGCGTGAGGAGGCGCAGCAGCGTGTCACAGTTACAcgcagggaggaggaagagcaggtgCTGCAGGTACTGGAGCTGGTCCGTACCCCTCAAgactggggaggagaggggaagaggagtagggagagggagaggggaggggaagagggagaggggaggagggaggagagggaggaggagaagggagagaggggagggggagaggagcgaAGTGAAGGCATAAAGTAAGTTTAGAtgcacccaaaaaaaaaagatttcgaCCTGTTAGGAAAGCAGGGttcaatgtgagtgtgtgtgtgtgtgtgtgtgtgtgtgtgtgtgtgtgtgtgtgtgtgtgtgtgtgtgtctgtgtgtgtgtgtctgtgtgtgtgtgtgtgtgtgtgtgtgtgtgtgtgtgtgtgtgtgtgtgtgtgtgtgtctgcgcgtgtgtgtgtgtgcgtgtgcgtgtgcgtgtgtgtgtgtgtgtgtgtgtgtgcgtacggtTGGCGTGGAGGAAGGCGGGGTACAGCTCCCGGGGCAGCAGGGGGTCCGGCATGTCCCTGATGAACTCCTTGAGGAGCGCCGCCACGTCGTGAACACTGTGCTCCTCGTCCAGGTGCACGTCGGTCCCCACGTCGAAAGACTCCcgcagctgcacacacacacacaaagaaaaaaatatcatcATGTAAATATTTACATAATAAACCATGTCAAGGTGCCCACATTCGGTTGTACACATGTTCAtacagacactaacacacacacacacacacgcacacacacacacacacacacacacacacacacacacacacacacacacacacacacacacacacacacacaccagactaaCATGAACGTCACgatgtaaacaaagaaaatcTACACACATCAACATATACACCcccaacaaatacacacaaatacagactgACACAAAGGTTATACAAAAGTCAGACTGCCAGATGGTAAACAGGATACGACACCATAACATTGCTATTATCGGCTTGAAAGGAgatcaagagagaaagaggactgtgtgtgtgtgtgtgtgtgtgtgtgtgtgtgtgtgtgtgtgtgtgtgtgtgtgtgtgtgtgtgtgtgtgtgtgtgtgtgtgtgtgtgtgtgtgtgtgtgtgtgtgtgtgtgtgtgtgtacaggtatgTGCTCACCTGTCGTACTCTCTTTTTAGAGCTACCGACTCTGAAGATCCCCACAGTCTGAAGACCTGAAGACACAAGATTATATGACATAAAATTAgaagaaataaaataacatgaacAAATCTCGCTAGCTACCTAACTAACTATGTTGCTAACTAATGACCTAGTAGCTAGCTAACGAACAAACAGACAAATCTGCTTATTTACCAACTGGTGATCAAATACTCAAACTAACTCACTAACTAACTAGCCGTCAAAATAACTAACTAACAGACAACCTAATTGCATTAATAAATTAGTTCGGAATATGATAAACAAAATGTCAAATCAACCAATGaacacaatcaatcaatcaaactttatttgtacagcACTTTTCATGCAAGTAAATGTGTGACACACCCAGAGATATTCATACATGTAAAAACGAACTCCCCgctccttccatccatccacaccAAAAGCGATAACtttgtgaaaataaataaataattaaataaatggaTAAGTAAGTTGTTTAATTAGAAGCCTGACTAAAAAAGGAAGGTTTTGAGTTTGCCCTTTAAAAAataccaactctctctctccctccggtCATCGAGCAGGGTGTTCCATAGACGTGGAGCGTAGTAGTTAATGGACGCCTCACCGTGAGTCTTTGGACAAACTTTTGGGAACTATTAAAAGACCGCTGCCAGAGGGCCTGAGGGTTGGAGAGGGTTCATGGGATAAAAGCAAATCTGATAAATAACTAGGACTAAGACCATTAAGAGCTTTCACAAACCAATAAAAGGATCTTAAAATCAATTCCGAAGGACGTCAACCAATCAACCAAACTACCCAATTAACCAATTAACCAATCAGCCAATCACCGTGGTTCTCGAtgtggcagcagcagcgctcCAGCACGCGGGGCACCTGTCTGTAGATGGGGTTCAGGCTGAGCTTGGTCTGGGTCCCGCCGTCtgacgcccccccgcccccctgggaCTTCTTCAGGCCCAGCTCCGCCGGGTGGGAGAGCTGCAGCGCCTCCAGCAGGCGGGACTGGCTCTCTACAAGGTCAGAGATGGAGTCCACCGAGAGACCGCCCTGAGGGAtgtagggagaggggggagggcgagagggagagagggaggggtgtgggggagaaagggggcaggagggagggaacgggaggatgagagaggaagaagaataCGTTAAATACTCAAGTTTGaccctgctctgtgtttttaTTCACCACCTTAAAGTGTGTCTGTCTCATTATCATTAAGCACCACTCTTTAACTCTCTTTACTTAAGCGGCAATTTAACAAGTGAAGAGAATGGTATGATTTCTAAAAAGAACGTAAAGAAATGATAGGCTACGGTCATTTTGGGTTGTGGAGTAGAGAGAAAAGATAAGTTTGGCGGCCATGATGGTGTACGAGGAGGAGAACGACGAAGAGAAAAtgagggatgaggagagggagctgAACGGAGccaaatatgacaaaaaaaaacgaactgTGAAATTAATTTGGACAGGAaatgaggagacagagagagggggtagaaGGAATGGAAAGaacagttgaaaaaaaagaaattgcacTTGTTCCAGATTTAAAGTATCCCTCTTTATCcgttgtttattaaaaaaacacaaaggataAACGAACAAACAAAACGTTTCTTTGCCCTATAGACCTTCTTGGGAATCAACCGCTATGGCGCGATCCGCACACCTCGGCACATCGTAAAAGCTGTTAATTTGAGTTTAAAGAGCGGCAAATTCCTTGGCTCCCGTTGCCTGTGTACCGTCCAACGAATTTTCCCTTTTTATTGCATGAATTTGGTTGGCTTCTCTGGAAGCTTCTCTGAGAGGCGGTTTGGCACAGACGCTTAGCGCCACGCAGCATGAAGAGCAACACTAATGCTCTTGAAACACTATATATTCGATGTCTAGGTAAGAACGTATTCTGTTTCTCTGCACACTGCCTCTATGTCTCCACGTATTTTCCTAAGGGTTTATtcatgcatttttatgctttatcgTAGAGTGAGACAGttaggaaggtatgggagatgaTATGCACTAAagggaccacgggcaggaagcGAACCCGGGTCTCTACGATCAGCACTGAGCCTTATACGGtgatctctctcaccctcctctgCACGCGCCCGGTGGCGTCCCGGGACCGGGGCGACAGCGGCTTGCAGGTGAGGTCCCCTCCTCCGGCGGCCCCCGGCGCGGAGCagagggccccggggccgcccCCGTTGCAGAGCTGTCTCTTCTCGGCCCTGAAGCGCAGGACGGACGCCTCCAGGTCCAGGCAGTCCCGCCGGCTCTCCTTCAGCGCGTCCTGCCGCTGCTTGTGGGCGCGGTCGTTGGCGATCACCTGGGAGAGGGGGATGCCGAACGCCTTGGGGGCGGACTCTGGAGGCGGGAGGGAggcggggacaggggggggggggggggggagagaggatggaagaggggagagagaggatggggagaagggagagagagggcggagataggggaggaggggagattggaggggagagaggagaggagggaagaagggagacagaggatgtggagaggggagaaggggagagggaagagatagggttgggagaggggaggagggatgagggagagtcggggagaggggaagagagagaagggagaaggaaagaggggaggagagcggaGCAGAAGAGGGGAAGGCGACGGGTATgatgaggatgagaggagggtgatgggagggaggaggtgggaggaggcaggaggagagggtggggaagaagggaggaggagagagtagcaaagggagaggagaagcagggaggaccaagggagagagagaacaacaaaGACAGCATAGTGTCACTTGGCAGTAGGATATCAAAACAGGGTTGAGTAGCAGACGCCCGGCTCACCACATGTCCCCCACACTCCATCCCATCTAATTTCTGATTTCTTTCTAGGCATCGCTATGAGCTTACTAAGCACTAAGCACCAACTGTTGTCCATGGTCGAGTTGGTCAACACATCCAATGCAATCCGGCAGCGTGATCGGCTTGACCCCCGGGTAGCTTCTTATCTAACGTAATCCGCTGTAATCCGGGCGATCCCGTCGATGTTAGAACGCCCTGGCCATCCACACGCAGGATCCCTTAACGAGGACCAGAGGCTTTCAGCGGCGCCAGACAATGAggatcttcccccccccccccccccccccgcccagaagGAGGGGGTGGGCTGTGGTTGGGGGGGATTGGGTGGGGTTAGGGAGACGAGGGATGAGAGGCGGAAACGGAGGGAACGGGTCGTAATCCAGTTAGAGCCAGCCAGTACCGATTAATGGCCGTGGGAAGCCACCATACCCTGACGCTAACGATGCTCACCATGCTAATTTACAAGGTGGTTTGTTAGGGTTCTGAGGATAAGACAGGCAGCGACAGCAGAACAAGCTTCAAGGCGTGTATTATTTCATCCATTCGTTCTTTATTTCAGTTTAGTTTCGTTTCTAAACTCCGGAAAAGATCTCTGTCTGGCGGATACAGAAGCATTTCGAGATTTTGTCATCTGAGTACATGATGACAAACAGGATGTCACTCACATTTGAAGCCGCCATCTTGGTACTTCTTCTTTATAACAACTTCCAGAAGGTTTGGTCAAGAAGACACAGGACGGCGGTTGAGGACGGGCTGTAGGAATGGTGCTTTGGGACTTCGGATTACATGACGGTGATCTTTAGTTCCAGGAGCGCATTCTGAGCCACGGAGATGGCAGCTCAGTGTCTGTCCCAGCCCTGCATGCATCAGCagggtctccctctcctcccactgaGTGCTCTCCTGGGTCAGTTAGGGCCTTGTGTCACCCTGCGGCCAAATGTTAGCTGTAAGCCGCTAAGCTGGGAGTGTAGGGCCCGCTTTAAAGACACGTTcacctccactccctcccccccgaccCGGTGAACTTTGACCCCAGATAGTGTTGTCAGGCGGGGGTCAGACAGACTGTTGTACTTAGATGGAAAGTCACTGGTTCGGGTGTTTGCCTCCCAAACCcaagggttctgggttcgagGCCCAGTTTCCTCAGCCTACCTGTAGTTATCACGGAGCAAGATGACCCCTAAAACCCCCAACGGCTCCCAATGACATCATCTGAATTCATCACTGTGAGTTGCTTTTGATAGAAGAGTCTGCAAAATGTCTAAATAGCAAATAGGTGAGCTATTTATTGTCAGTCCCAAGCGCATTATCCTTTTATGGCTACTCAACTTGGAAATTGGATGTTTTATACGGCATGGAAAAACCATGCAGCACCGATTAAAATAATGACAgccacatactcacacactcaaaggcacacacagtagcatgcacacattcacaattgGAAAGGAGGAAAAGTTGCCCAAAATGGCTCTGGGTCTAAGAGATAGGGGATTGAGTCCActataaatctctctctctccctctctcccctctctctcttcctctctctcccctcgctaTACCTGTCCAATACACAGGACTCTCACTCTCTATGCTATAGGTGAAAAGTATTTTTACTCAAGTAGTGGAAGGTAGCTTTAATGTTACTGCACTGCATTCCCAGACGTTATCTTAATTGTTTACATACTTTTCTACCTGTAAGATAGCATATGAGTGCTTTGTCACTACCACTATGTATgagaatatatgtgtgtgaaagaaaaaaacagaattcATACAAATTCTTGTATGATGCCATTGCACTGAATCAAAATGTTGAATTTTGAAACATTGACTTCCCATTAAAAATTGGCATCAAATCAATTATGTCGTGGACGTGTGTGTTTaccattgtgtgtttttctgcctACTCTCTGCCCCCCGTTCGGTTTTCAATTCCTGAACATTCAAGCGCACTCCAGCCTGTATCCACCTCATATCTCAGGCCTCTTAGAGGGACAATTCAACAACAGAGTCAAAGCAAACAACCCACGGCTAGTCCTCTCACGCTGTGTCATGTGAAGCCTCACACCCCATTATCTGCTGACCTCCGGACCCGCCATAAAACTTTATTCGCACCCTTTGTCTCGACGCTGCCTCAGCCATATTGGCAGCGAGTTGCTGTCGCTAGTCAAACACAGGAAGCAGCTGTGCCGTGCCGTTGTCGTGACTACTGTCTCATTGTTTAGGGGCTCGCTGAACCTCTCTCCAGAGATCCTGGGGACTGGAACTCTCCGAACACTGCCAAAGTTTGAGTTAGCGTATATTTAGCGTAGCTCCCCTGTGGCGTATCTTCAAGACTGTTGTTGATGTAGCAGAGGAAGGAGTTTCTTCCCATGAAGGAGAAAGTTCTGACAGGAGGACAGGGAAATCATAGAGTCTGGAGTCCAGCACAATCGTGGCAGATATCTTCTAGTAAACACATGAAACCTTCCTATAAGTAACCTCTGGGGTCATTAGAAGAATCACATGCTCTGCTTCGGTTCGGTCGTCGCGGCGCATGCCAATTGAATTTAGAAACTAGTAGCAAGCTAACTAAATGACAATGGCAAGataaccttaaaaaaaaaagagctaaTTAACCTTAGCTGATTTTTAGCCTTTTGTTTCAATGAACCTGAACCCTGAACAAACTGACAAACAGGCTTGAAACATCGACAGTGCAACGATGGTCCCAGGATGGAACACACAAACTACGAAAGAGCAAGGAACCCGTGAACACCTAATGTGTGTAAATCAAACAGGATGCAGATGATACGTGAATAATCCTTGTAATCTGAGTAATAGTACAGTGAAACTACACATGCCATTTTGTAATTCCTCTGACCGTAATCTGCTACCCTGACAACGTTATGAAGCTAGCCGTGACGTTAGCCGTGAAGCCGCCAGTCCCAGTTTTCATTAGCAGGGTTAGCTTTACTTTGCTTTAGCTAAGTCTCTCTGTCTAAGAGGCTGCAAGGGAGGATTTGCAAGATTCAGAAAGACatggaatgtgtgcatgtgtgtatgcgtgtgtgtgtgtgtgtgtgtgtgtgtgtgtgtgtgtgtgtgtgtgtgtgtgtgtgtgtgtgtgtgtgtgtgtgtgtgtgtgtgtgtgtgtgtgagtgtgtgtgtttgtgtgtgcgtgcgtgtgttcaaagcaatgttgtgtgtgcttgtggtgtATACCgtatgtgtgtaagagagagagagagcgcaatcGAGAGATAAAtcgacagaacgagagagagagagagagagagagagagagagagagagagagggagagacgcacacacagaaagttAAT from Gadus morhua chromosome 17, gadMor3.0, whole genome shotgun sequence includes these protein-coding regions:
- the arhgap36 gene encoding rho GTPase-activating protein 36, which translates into the protein MLGQSVRLQPVPIQSLSELERARLQEVAYCLLEERDLDFKISIPREIRKRRKSLRRKLDSFSKEKKDRESAPKAFGIPLSQVIANDRAHKQRQDALKESRRDCLDLEASVLRFRAEKRQLCNGGGPGALCSAPGAAGGGDLTCKPLSPRSRDATGRVQRRGGLSVDSISDLVESQSRLLEALQLSHPAELGLKKSQGGGGASDGGTQTKLSLNPIYRQVPRVLERCCCHIENHGLQTVGIFRVGSSKKRVRQLRESFDVGTDVHLDEEHSVHDVAALLKEFIRDMPDPLLPRELYPAFLHANLLRGTDQLQYLQHLLFLLPACNCDTLLRLLTLLHIVQSYAQDTTGPQDQEIPGNKMTAPNLAVIFGPNLLQGEWGAGTGGGAGADLGIEDSTAIINVTLVLIQTYRRLFTVSAELQQEVLMSLIQTDPDVIDYLLRRKHSGCQVTPEGGGGSGRSSVSSVQSGGRRDTGASLDSVGVSSGSLSPLEPPSPLFPPDGQGGEISLSSEVFLNVIKLHQNRKKQENRNGGSEGPSSKSIRHIRQFHSHHNLLSLVSSSTSSSTSTSSLCASSPRLQGQESLDREAQERRCPMGFSLGGGGGGGVGGGGGGVGGGGGEAGSVWVSRNPPAGEEKTSPVSNFWDFFTGKGSSSETVV